The proteins below come from a single Oncorhynchus tshawytscha isolate Ot180627B linkage group LG22, Otsh_v2.0, whole genome shotgun sequence genomic window:
- the LOC112221521 gene encoding rap guanine nucleotide exchange factor 3 isoform X5 yields MAEEVSATASAMFSMDTFFKSILLPSRRITPEEGETPLPEALDTQDTMKQFLSDRILKAARVVYSALIERSPGLIRDRKHHLKTYRQCCSGKELVDWLMKLNECFQSRSQAVGMWQVLVDEGIIVHVKQELNFHDKDTQFYRFLDLEFGLNHMTNEKDQLDDELQEGLSLLLQIGPDALLTMILRKCPSQRSAEDMEVIYEELLHVKAAAHLSTSVRKELAAVLMFESHAKAGTVLFSQGDKGTSWYIIWKGSVNVITHGKGLVTTLHEGEDFGQLALVNDAPRAATIILREDNCHFLRVDKQDFIRILKDVEANTMRLEEHGKAVLVLEKAESTNPGGAGNSSKYTVMAGTPEKILEHLLETVKLDTNGSDAIDPCVSDFLLTHRVFMPSSQLCPALQHHYHAEPSEGSDLEKAAYALNTKQKIVKLICQWVALFGQLLKDDPIAVDFLETLGEEVAGDSRLSSMLREQLRDRRRTRMLENELGSLTRLNHQFDWFSSCEEPVGKCLPIRSKDKVLYEIFRPDHTSITLMLPVNTSVQEMMSSLVNPGGDHVLVKMNSMGDRAQLKLDATAVYTSLGLNERLFLCTATQVEQLMPLKEQQGPDQSTIDTLEQMCSKDIASQLTNYDWELFTAMHEYWVVTEVCLCADLMKRAMLLKKFIKMAAMLKEQKNLNSFFAVMFGLSNSAVQRLYKTWERVPSKTKRVYCAYERLMDPSRNHRAYRLAVAKLSPPYIPFMPLLLKDMTFIHEGNKNYTEKLVNFEKMRMIAKTVKIVRGCRSTPYVPSSPQKGLADRMFLEAPSIRVSTYSEQSLPLRNPSNIRHYVQNFEVIDNQRKLTQLSRGMER; encoded by the exons TTTCTGTCGGATCGAATTCTGAAGGCAGCCAGGGTGGTGTACAGTGCCTTGATAGAGCGTAGCCCTGGCCTGATCAGAGACAGAAAGCATCACCTGAAGACCTACAG ACAATGTTGTTCGGGGAAAGAGCTTGTTGATTGGCTGATGAAGCTAAACGAATGCTTCCAATCAAGGAGCCAGGCAGTTGGCATGTGGCAAGTCCTGGTGGATGAAGGAATCATTGTTCATG TGAAGCAGGAGTTAAACTTCCATGACAAAGACACCCAATTTTACCGCTTCCTGGATTTGGAGTTCGGACTGAACCACATGACCAATGAGAAGGACCAATTAGACGATGAGCTGCAGGAGGGTTTGTCGTTATTACTGCAGATTGGTCCAGATGCTCTTTTGACCATGATTTTACGTAAATG ccccagcCAGCGTAGTGCGGAGGACATGGAGGTGATCTATGAGGAGCTGCTTCATGTCAAGGCTGCTGCTCACCTCTCCACCTCA GTCCGTAAGGAGTTGGCAGCAGTGCTGATGTTTGAGTCCCATGCCAAAGCAGGCACAGTCT tGTTCAGTCAGGGAGACAAAGGCACTTCCTGGTACATCATCTGGAAGGGCTCTGTCAATGTCATCACACATGGAAAG ggcCTGGTGACGACGTTACATGAGGGAGAAGACTTTGGGCAGCTGGCCCTGGTGAACGATGCTCCCAGAGCAGCCACCATCATCCTGAGAGAGGACAACTGCCACTTCCTACGAGTCGACAAACAGGACTTCATACGCATCCTCAAG GATGTGGAAGCGAACACCATGCGTCTGGAGGAACATGGTAAAGCTGTGCTGGTGCTGGAGAAGGCTGAGTCAACCAATCCTGGAGGGGCAGGAAACAGCAGCAA GTATACAGTGATGGCTGGAACTCCAGAGAAGATCCTAGAACACCTGCTTGAGACAGTGAAGCTGGATACTAATGGCAGTGATGCTATAG ATCCCTGTGTGAGCGACTTCCTGCTAACCCACAGGGTCTTCATGCCCTCCAGCCAGCTTTGCCCGGCCCTGCAACACCA CTACCATGCTGAGCCTTCTGAGGGCTCAGATCTGGAGAAGGCAGCCTATGCCCTCAACACCAAGCAGAAGATAGTGAAGTTGATTTGCCAGTGGGTGGCGCTGTTCGGCCAGCTGCTCAAAGATGACCCCATCGCTGTAGACTTCCTGGAG ACGCTGGGGGAGGAGGTGGCAGGTGACTCCCGTCTGTCCAGTATGCTGAGGGAGCAGctcagagacaggaggagaacgaGAAT GCTTGAGAATGAACTCGGGTCACTGACAAGG CTTAACCATCAGTTTGACTGGTTTTCCAGTTGTGAGGAGCCAGTGGGGAAGTGTCTGCCAATCAGATCAAAGGACAAAG TATTGTATGAGATCTTCCGGCCAGACCATACGTCAATCACTCTGATGCTGCCGGTGAACACCTCTGTTCAGGAAATGATGTCATCGCTGGTAAATCCAGGAGGAGACCACGTCCTGGTCAAAATGAACTCCATGGGAG ACAGGGCTCAGCTGAAGCTGGACGCCACAGCAGTCTACACCTCCCTGGGGCTGAATGAGAGActgttcctctgcactgccacccAGGTGGAACAACTG ATGCCCCTGAAGGAGCAGCAGGGCCCTGATCAGAGCACCATTGACACTTTGGAGCAGATGTGTTCCAAGGACATCGCCAGCCAGCTCACCAACTACGACTGGGAACTGTTTACCGCCATGCATGAG TACTGGGTGGTGACggaggtgtgtctgtgtgctgaCCTGATGAAGAGAGCCATGCTGCTGAAGAAGTTCATCAAGATGGCCGCCAT gTTGAAGGAGCAGAAAAACCTCAATTCATTCTTTGCTGTGATGTTTGGTCTAAGCAACAGTGCTGTACAGAGACTTTACAAGACCTGGGAG agAGTGCCGAGTAAGACGAAAAGGGTCTATTGTGCCTACGAGAGGTTAATG GATCCATCACGTAATCACAGAGCCTACAGACTGGCTGTGGCAAAGCTCAGTCCTCCCTACATCCCCTTCATGCCCCTGCTACTAAAAG ACATGACATTCATCCACGAGGGAAACAAGAACTACACTGAAAAACTGGTCAATTTTGAGAAAATG CGCATGATTGCCAAGACAGTGAAGATCGTTCGAGGGTGCAGAAGCACGCCTTACG TGCCTTCCTCGCCTCAGAAGGGGCTCGCAGACAGAATGTTTCTGGAGGCGCCTTCCATTCGGGTGTCCACGT ATTCGGAGCAGTCCCTCCCTCTCCGGAATCCCAGCAACATCCGCCACTATGTTCAGAACTTTGAAGTGATCGACAACCAGCGCAAACTGACACAACTGTCCAGGGGAATGGAGCGCTGA
- the LOC112221521 gene encoding rap guanine nucleotide exchange factor 3 isoform X6 codes for MKQFLSDRILKAARVVYSALIERSPGLIRDRKHHLKTYRQCCSGKELVDWLMKLNECFQSRSQAVGMWQVLVDEGIIVHVKQELNFHDKDTQFYRFLDLEFGLNHMTNEKDQLDDELQEGLSLLLQIGPDALLTMILRKCPSQRSAEDMEVIYEELLHVKAAAHLSTSVRKELAAVLMFESHAKAGTVLFSQGDKGTSWYIIWKGSVNVITHGKGLVTTLHEGEDFGQLALVNDAPRAATIILREDNCHFLRVDKQDFIRILKDVEANTMRLEEHGKAVLVLEKAESTNPGGAGNSSKYTVMAGTPEKILEHLLETVKLDTNGSDAIDPCVSDFLLTHRVFMPSSQLCPALQHHYHAEPSEGSDLEKAAYALNTKQKIVKLICQWVALFGQLLKDDPIAVDFLETLGEEVAGDSRLSSMLREQLRDRRRTRMLENELGSLTRLNHQFDWFSSCEEPVGKCLPIRSKDKVLYEIFRPDHTSITLMLPVNTSVQEMMSSLVNPGGDHVLVKMNSMGDRAQLKLDATAVYTSLGLNERLFLCTATQVEQLMPLKEQQGPDQSTIDTLEQMCSKDIASQLTNYDWELFTAMHEVELVYYIFGRHKFQGATTANLERFVHRFNEVQYWVVTEVCLCADLMKRAMLLKKFIKMAAMLKEQKNLNSFFAVMFGLSNSAVQRLYKTWERVPSKTKRVYCAYERLMDPSRNHRAYRLAVAKLSPPYIPFMPLLLKDMTFIHEGNKNYTEKLVNFEKMRMIAKTVKIVRGCRSTPYVPSSPQKGLADRMFLEAPSIRVSTYSEQSLPLRNPSNIRHYVQNFEVIDNQRKLTQLSRGMER; via the exons TTTCTGTCGGATCGAATTCTGAAGGCAGCCAGGGTGGTGTACAGTGCCTTGATAGAGCGTAGCCCTGGCCTGATCAGAGACAGAAAGCATCACCTGAAGACCTACAG ACAATGTTGTTCGGGGAAAGAGCTTGTTGATTGGCTGATGAAGCTAAACGAATGCTTCCAATCAAGGAGCCAGGCAGTTGGCATGTGGCAAGTCCTGGTGGATGAAGGAATCATTGTTCATG TGAAGCAGGAGTTAAACTTCCATGACAAAGACACCCAATTTTACCGCTTCCTGGATTTGGAGTTCGGACTGAACCACATGACCAATGAGAAGGACCAATTAGACGATGAGCTGCAGGAGGGTTTGTCGTTATTACTGCAGATTGGTCCAGATGCTCTTTTGACCATGATTTTACGTAAATG ccccagcCAGCGTAGTGCGGAGGACATGGAGGTGATCTATGAGGAGCTGCTTCATGTCAAGGCTGCTGCTCACCTCTCCACCTCA GTCCGTAAGGAGTTGGCAGCAGTGCTGATGTTTGAGTCCCATGCCAAAGCAGGCACAGTCT tGTTCAGTCAGGGAGACAAAGGCACTTCCTGGTACATCATCTGGAAGGGCTCTGTCAATGTCATCACACATGGAAAG ggcCTGGTGACGACGTTACATGAGGGAGAAGACTTTGGGCAGCTGGCCCTGGTGAACGATGCTCCCAGAGCAGCCACCATCATCCTGAGAGAGGACAACTGCCACTTCCTACGAGTCGACAAACAGGACTTCATACGCATCCTCAAG GATGTGGAAGCGAACACCATGCGTCTGGAGGAACATGGTAAAGCTGTGCTGGTGCTGGAGAAGGCTGAGTCAACCAATCCTGGAGGGGCAGGAAACAGCAGCAA GTATACAGTGATGGCTGGAACTCCAGAGAAGATCCTAGAACACCTGCTTGAGACAGTGAAGCTGGATACTAATGGCAGTGATGCTATAG ATCCCTGTGTGAGCGACTTCCTGCTAACCCACAGGGTCTTCATGCCCTCCAGCCAGCTTTGCCCGGCCCTGCAACACCA CTACCATGCTGAGCCTTCTGAGGGCTCAGATCTGGAGAAGGCAGCCTATGCCCTCAACACCAAGCAGAAGATAGTGAAGTTGATTTGCCAGTGGGTGGCGCTGTTCGGCCAGCTGCTCAAAGATGACCCCATCGCTGTAGACTTCCTGGAG ACGCTGGGGGAGGAGGTGGCAGGTGACTCCCGTCTGTCCAGTATGCTGAGGGAGCAGctcagagacaggaggagaacgaGAAT GCTTGAGAATGAACTCGGGTCACTGACAAGG CTTAACCATCAGTTTGACTGGTTTTCCAGTTGTGAGGAGCCAGTGGGGAAGTGTCTGCCAATCAGATCAAAGGACAAAG TATTGTATGAGATCTTCCGGCCAGACCATACGTCAATCACTCTGATGCTGCCGGTGAACACCTCTGTTCAGGAAATGATGTCATCGCTGGTAAATCCAGGAGGAGACCACGTCCTGGTCAAAATGAACTCCATGGGAG ACAGGGCTCAGCTGAAGCTGGACGCCACAGCAGTCTACACCTCCCTGGGGCTGAATGAGAGActgttcctctgcactgccacccAGGTGGAACAACTG ATGCCCCTGAAGGAGCAGCAGGGCCCTGATCAGAGCACCATTGACACTTTGGAGCAGATGTGTTCCAAGGACATCGCCAGCCAGCTCACCAACTACGACTGGGAACTGTTTACCGCCATGCATGAG GtggaactagtgtactatatatttGGGCGACATAAATTCCAAGGCGCCACCACAGCTAACCTGGAGCGTTTTGTGCATCGCTTCAACGAGGTGCAGTACTGGGTGGTGACggaggtgtgtctgtgtgctgaCCTGATGAAGAGAGCCATGCTGCTGAAGAAGTTCATCAAGATGGCCGCCAT gTTGAAGGAGCAGAAAAACCTCAATTCATTCTTTGCTGTGATGTTTGGTCTAAGCAACAGTGCTGTACAGAGACTTTACAAGACCTGGGAG agAGTGCCGAGTAAGACGAAAAGGGTCTATTGTGCCTACGAGAGGTTAATG GATCCATCACGTAATCACAGAGCCTACAGACTGGCTGTGGCAAAGCTCAGTCCTCCCTACATCCCCTTCATGCCCCTGCTACTAAAAG ACATGACATTCATCCACGAGGGAAACAAGAACTACACTGAAAAACTGGTCAATTTTGAGAAAATG CGCATGATTGCCAAGACAGTGAAGATCGTTCGAGGGTGCAGAAGCACGCCTTACG TGCCTTCCTCGCCTCAGAAGGGGCTCGCAGACAGAATGTTTCTGGAGGCGCCTTCCATTCGGGTGTCCACGT ATTCGGAGCAGTCCCTCCCTCTCCGGAATCCCAGCAACATCCGCCACTATGTTCAGAACTTTGAAGTGATCGACAACCAGCGCAAACTGACACAACTGTCCAGGGGAATGGAGCGCTGA
- the LOC112221521 gene encoding rap guanine nucleotide exchange factor 3 isoform X1, which yields MAEEVSATASAMFSMDTFFKSILLPSRRITPEEGETPLPEALDTQDTMKQFLSDRILKAARVVYSALIERSPGLIRDRKHHLKTYRQCCSGKELVDWLMKLNECFQSRSQAVGMWQVLVDEGIIVHVKQELNFHDKDTQFYRFLDLEFGLNHMTNEKDQLDDELQEGLSLLLQIGPDALLTMILRKCPSQRSAEDMEVIYEELLHVKAAAHLSTSVRKELAAVLMFESHAKAGTVLFSQGDKGTSWYIIWKGSVNVITHGKGLVTTLHEGEDFGQLALVNDAPRAATIILREDNCHFLRVDKQDFIRILKDVEANTMRLEEHGKAVLVLEKAESTNPGGAGNSSKYTVMAGTPEKILEHLLETVKLDTNGSDAIDPCVSDFLLTHRVFMPSSQLCPALQHHYHAEPSEGSDLEKAAYALNTKQKIVKLICQWVALFGQLLKDDPIAVDFLETLGEEVAGDSRLSSMLREQLRDRRRTRMLENELGSLTRLNHQFDWFSSCEEPVGKCLPIRSKDKVLYEIFRPDHTSITLMLPVNTSVQEMMSSLVNPGGDHVLVKMNSMGDRAQLKLDATAVYTSLGLNERLFLCTATQVEQLMPLKEQQGPDQSTIDTLEQMCSKDIASQLTNYDWELFTAMHEVELVYYIFGRHKFQGATTANLERFVHRFNEVQYWVVTEVCLCADLMKRAMLLKKFIKMAAMLKEQKNLNSFFAVMFGLSNSAVQRLYKTWERVPSKTKRVYCAYERLMDPSRNHRAYRLAVAKLSPPYIPFMPLLLKDMTFIHEGNKNYTEKLVNFEKMRMIAKTVKIVRGCRSTPYVPSSPQKGLADRMFLEAPSIRVSTYSEQSLPLRNPSNIRHYVQNFEVIDNQRKLTQLSRGMER from the exons TTTCTGTCGGATCGAATTCTGAAGGCAGCCAGGGTGGTGTACAGTGCCTTGATAGAGCGTAGCCCTGGCCTGATCAGAGACAGAAAGCATCACCTGAAGACCTACAG ACAATGTTGTTCGGGGAAAGAGCTTGTTGATTGGCTGATGAAGCTAAACGAATGCTTCCAATCAAGGAGCCAGGCAGTTGGCATGTGGCAAGTCCTGGTGGATGAAGGAATCATTGTTCATG TGAAGCAGGAGTTAAACTTCCATGACAAAGACACCCAATTTTACCGCTTCCTGGATTTGGAGTTCGGACTGAACCACATGACCAATGAGAAGGACCAATTAGACGATGAGCTGCAGGAGGGTTTGTCGTTATTACTGCAGATTGGTCCAGATGCTCTTTTGACCATGATTTTACGTAAATG ccccagcCAGCGTAGTGCGGAGGACATGGAGGTGATCTATGAGGAGCTGCTTCATGTCAAGGCTGCTGCTCACCTCTCCACCTCA GTCCGTAAGGAGTTGGCAGCAGTGCTGATGTTTGAGTCCCATGCCAAAGCAGGCACAGTCT tGTTCAGTCAGGGAGACAAAGGCACTTCCTGGTACATCATCTGGAAGGGCTCTGTCAATGTCATCACACATGGAAAG ggcCTGGTGACGACGTTACATGAGGGAGAAGACTTTGGGCAGCTGGCCCTGGTGAACGATGCTCCCAGAGCAGCCACCATCATCCTGAGAGAGGACAACTGCCACTTCCTACGAGTCGACAAACAGGACTTCATACGCATCCTCAAG GATGTGGAAGCGAACACCATGCGTCTGGAGGAACATGGTAAAGCTGTGCTGGTGCTGGAGAAGGCTGAGTCAACCAATCCTGGAGGGGCAGGAAACAGCAGCAA GTATACAGTGATGGCTGGAACTCCAGAGAAGATCCTAGAACACCTGCTTGAGACAGTGAAGCTGGATACTAATGGCAGTGATGCTATAG ATCCCTGTGTGAGCGACTTCCTGCTAACCCACAGGGTCTTCATGCCCTCCAGCCAGCTTTGCCCGGCCCTGCAACACCA CTACCATGCTGAGCCTTCTGAGGGCTCAGATCTGGAGAAGGCAGCCTATGCCCTCAACACCAAGCAGAAGATAGTGAAGTTGATTTGCCAGTGGGTGGCGCTGTTCGGCCAGCTGCTCAAAGATGACCCCATCGCTGTAGACTTCCTGGAG ACGCTGGGGGAGGAGGTGGCAGGTGACTCCCGTCTGTCCAGTATGCTGAGGGAGCAGctcagagacaggaggagaacgaGAAT GCTTGAGAATGAACTCGGGTCACTGACAAGG CTTAACCATCAGTTTGACTGGTTTTCCAGTTGTGAGGAGCCAGTGGGGAAGTGTCTGCCAATCAGATCAAAGGACAAAG TATTGTATGAGATCTTCCGGCCAGACCATACGTCAATCACTCTGATGCTGCCGGTGAACACCTCTGTTCAGGAAATGATGTCATCGCTGGTAAATCCAGGAGGAGACCACGTCCTGGTCAAAATGAACTCCATGGGAG ACAGGGCTCAGCTGAAGCTGGACGCCACAGCAGTCTACACCTCCCTGGGGCTGAATGAGAGActgttcctctgcactgccacccAGGTGGAACAACTG ATGCCCCTGAAGGAGCAGCAGGGCCCTGATCAGAGCACCATTGACACTTTGGAGCAGATGTGTTCCAAGGACATCGCCAGCCAGCTCACCAACTACGACTGGGAACTGTTTACCGCCATGCATGAG GtggaactagtgtactatatatttGGGCGACATAAATTCCAAGGCGCCACCACAGCTAACCTGGAGCGTTTTGTGCATCGCTTCAACGAGGTGCAGTACTGGGTGGTGACggaggtgtgtctgtgtgctgaCCTGATGAAGAGAGCCATGCTGCTGAAGAAGTTCATCAAGATGGCCGCCAT gTTGAAGGAGCAGAAAAACCTCAATTCATTCTTTGCTGTGATGTTTGGTCTAAGCAACAGTGCTGTACAGAGACTTTACAAGACCTGGGAG agAGTGCCGAGTAAGACGAAAAGGGTCTATTGTGCCTACGAGAGGTTAATG GATCCATCACGTAATCACAGAGCCTACAGACTGGCTGTGGCAAAGCTCAGTCCTCCCTACATCCCCTTCATGCCCCTGCTACTAAAAG ACATGACATTCATCCACGAGGGAAACAAGAACTACACTGAAAAACTGGTCAATTTTGAGAAAATG CGCATGATTGCCAAGACAGTGAAGATCGTTCGAGGGTGCAGAAGCACGCCTTACG TGCCTTCCTCGCCTCAGAAGGGGCTCGCAGACAGAATGTTTCTGGAGGCGCCTTCCATTCGGGTGTCCACGT ATTCGGAGCAGTCCCTCCCTCTCCGGAATCCCAGCAACATCCGCCACTATGTTCAGAACTTTGAAGTGATCGACAACCAGCGCAAACTGACACAACTGTCCAGGGGAATGGAGCGCTGA
- the LOC112221521 gene encoding rap guanine nucleotide exchange factor 3 isoform X2: MAEEVSATASAMFSMDTFFKSILLPSRRITPEEGETPLPEALDTQDTMKQFLSDRILKAARVVYSALIERSPGLIRDRKHHLKTYRQCCSGKELVDWLMKLNECFQSRSQAVGMWQVLVDEGIIVHVKQELNFHDKDTQFYRFLDLEFGLNHMTNEKDQLDDELQEGLSLLLQIGPDALLTMILRKCPSQRSAEDMEVIYEELLHVKAAAHLSTSVRKELAAVLMFESHAKAGTVLFSQGDKGTSWYIIWKGSVNVITHGKGLVTTLHEGEDFGQLALVNDAPRAATIILREDNCHFLRVDKQDFIRILKDVEANTMRLEEHGKAVLVLEKAESTNPGGAGNSSKYTVMAGTPEKILEHLLETVKLDTNGSDAIDPCVSDFLLTHRVFMPSSQLCPALQHHYHAEPSEGSDLEKAAYALNTKQKIVKLICQWVALFGQLLKDDPIAVDFLETLGEEVAGDSRLSSMLREQLRDRRRTRMLENELGSLTRLNHQFDWFSSCEEPVGKCLPIRSKDKVLYEIFRPDHTSITLMLPVNTSVQEMMSSLVNPGGDHVLVKMNSMGDRAQLKLDATAVYTSLGLNERLFLCTATQVEQLMPLKEQQGPDQSTIDTLEQMCSKDIASQLTNYDWELFTAMHEVELVYYIFGRHKFQGATTANLERFVHRFNEVQYWVVTEVCLCADLMKRAMLLKKFIKMAAMLKEQKNLNSFFAVMFGLSNSAVQRLYKTWERVPSKTKRVYCAYERLMDPSRNHRAYRLAVAKLSPPYIPFMPLLLKDMTFIHEGNKNYTEKLVNFEKMRMIAKTVKIVRGCRSTPYVPSSPQKGLADRMFLEAPSIRVSTCVKKQSPSLSLVQIRSSPSLSGIPATSATMFRTLK; this comes from the exons TTTCTGTCGGATCGAATTCTGAAGGCAGCCAGGGTGGTGTACAGTGCCTTGATAGAGCGTAGCCCTGGCCTGATCAGAGACAGAAAGCATCACCTGAAGACCTACAG ACAATGTTGTTCGGGGAAAGAGCTTGTTGATTGGCTGATGAAGCTAAACGAATGCTTCCAATCAAGGAGCCAGGCAGTTGGCATGTGGCAAGTCCTGGTGGATGAAGGAATCATTGTTCATG TGAAGCAGGAGTTAAACTTCCATGACAAAGACACCCAATTTTACCGCTTCCTGGATTTGGAGTTCGGACTGAACCACATGACCAATGAGAAGGACCAATTAGACGATGAGCTGCAGGAGGGTTTGTCGTTATTACTGCAGATTGGTCCAGATGCTCTTTTGACCATGATTTTACGTAAATG ccccagcCAGCGTAGTGCGGAGGACATGGAGGTGATCTATGAGGAGCTGCTTCATGTCAAGGCTGCTGCTCACCTCTCCACCTCA GTCCGTAAGGAGTTGGCAGCAGTGCTGATGTTTGAGTCCCATGCCAAAGCAGGCACAGTCT tGTTCAGTCAGGGAGACAAAGGCACTTCCTGGTACATCATCTGGAAGGGCTCTGTCAATGTCATCACACATGGAAAG ggcCTGGTGACGACGTTACATGAGGGAGAAGACTTTGGGCAGCTGGCCCTGGTGAACGATGCTCCCAGAGCAGCCACCATCATCCTGAGAGAGGACAACTGCCACTTCCTACGAGTCGACAAACAGGACTTCATACGCATCCTCAAG GATGTGGAAGCGAACACCATGCGTCTGGAGGAACATGGTAAAGCTGTGCTGGTGCTGGAGAAGGCTGAGTCAACCAATCCTGGAGGGGCAGGAAACAGCAGCAA GTATACAGTGATGGCTGGAACTCCAGAGAAGATCCTAGAACACCTGCTTGAGACAGTGAAGCTGGATACTAATGGCAGTGATGCTATAG ATCCCTGTGTGAGCGACTTCCTGCTAACCCACAGGGTCTTCATGCCCTCCAGCCAGCTTTGCCCGGCCCTGCAACACCA CTACCATGCTGAGCCTTCTGAGGGCTCAGATCTGGAGAAGGCAGCCTATGCCCTCAACACCAAGCAGAAGATAGTGAAGTTGATTTGCCAGTGGGTGGCGCTGTTCGGCCAGCTGCTCAAAGATGACCCCATCGCTGTAGACTTCCTGGAG ACGCTGGGGGAGGAGGTGGCAGGTGACTCCCGTCTGTCCAGTATGCTGAGGGAGCAGctcagagacaggaggagaacgaGAAT GCTTGAGAATGAACTCGGGTCACTGACAAGG CTTAACCATCAGTTTGACTGGTTTTCCAGTTGTGAGGAGCCAGTGGGGAAGTGTCTGCCAATCAGATCAAAGGACAAAG TATTGTATGAGATCTTCCGGCCAGACCATACGTCAATCACTCTGATGCTGCCGGTGAACACCTCTGTTCAGGAAATGATGTCATCGCTGGTAAATCCAGGAGGAGACCACGTCCTGGTCAAAATGAACTCCATGGGAG ACAGGGCTCAGCTGAAGCTGGACGCCACAGCAGTCTACACCTCCCTGGGGCTGAATGAGAGActgttcctctgcactgccacccAGGTGGAACAACTG ATGCCCCTGAAGGAGCAGCAGGGCCCTGATCAGAGCACCATTGACACTTTGGAGCAGATGTGTTCCAAGGACATCGCCAGCCAGCTCACCAACTACGACTGGGAACTGTTTACCGCCATGCATGAG GtggaactagtgtactatatatttGGGCGACATAAATTCCAAGGCGCCACCACAGCTAACCTGGAGCGTTTTGTGCATCGCTTCAACGAGGTGCAGTACTGGGTGGTGACggaggtgtgtctgtgtgctgaCCTGATGAAGAGAGCCATGCTGCTGAAGAAGTTCATCAAGATGGCCGCCAT gTTGAAGGAGCAGAAAAACCTCAATTCATTCTTTGCTGTGATGTTTGGTCTAAGCAACAGTGCTGTACAGAGACTTTACAAGACCTGGGAG agAGTGCCGAGTAAGACGAAAAGGGTCTATTGTGCCTACGAGAGGTTAATG GATCCATCACGTAATCACAGAGCCTACAGACTGGCTGTGGCAAAGCTCAGTCCTCCCTACATCCCCTTCATGCCCCTGCTACTAAAAG ACATGACATTCATCCACGAGGGAAACAAGAACTACACTGAAAAACTGGTCAATTTTGAGAAAATG CGCATGATTGCCAAGACAGTGAAGATCGTTCGAGGGTGCAGAAGCACGCCTTACG TGCCTTCCTCGCCTCAGAAGGGGCTCGCAGACAGAATGTTTCTGGAGGCGCCTTCCATTCGGGTGTCCACGT GTGTTAAGAAACAATCTCCCTCTTTGTCGCTTGTCCAGATTCGGAGCAGTCCCTCCCTCTCCGGAATCCCAGCAACATCCGCCACTATGTTCAGAACTTTGAAGTGA